From Solidesulfovibrio carbinoliphilus subsp. oakridgensis, the proteins below share one genomic window:
- a CDS encoding acyl-CoA dehydrogenase family protein, with translation MEILRTLPGDDVRQIMWRFADRFDLQMAVQSARSVARGLVARLVADGVRHSHEWTPEKDQLLQAFDDAGITSVFLDPHQGGYIEGPKNMALALVAFELSWVDAGAATCSLASNLALSPIHERGTTEQRDHYMSLCAPAPGKAPWRGAFGLTEPLPYVGVDTGVLCGKVRVDSWEDGQEPMLHIDKRGRFITGMDFANFATVAVDTADPRIKTSCMVILEETDPGLFDRGAPTLKMVHQLSSTRDPVFNMKVPASRIIGGYTVKDGCIVPNYSHSEIIAAVFHRTRVPVALMTTAKLLSAVEPVIRYQRTRFRGGDACADGTPKFELGLQQKQDAPIRLAELWAAGEAGASLGFATARLFDHLDPTEKAKEHALAAAGVTGMRAQLTALKKVQPQAVEYVNLLFAPEETRDAARFAALDADPVVKYQALEAEAGVLCPACKLWNTGYGATVMREAVAMMGGYGITEDCPGFLFHKWNDSQLEATYEGPECVQRRQLSITMASDIFLAYCDNYVAEMDRVAATNPETGAASVAAGFRVWRAAFDFLAAGKDADGKKLYHSTRQAVTFPLADALCPLLASRLLILDTLELAAKGPENPVVAEGLPGYVAFFSDLAKIQAAKAATEAARACAGLVHGYAPAGADLAAFAGLRQAVDASLAGLGAARERAGAAISQVMIPEALDYPM, from the coding sequence ATGGAAATTTTACGTACCCTCCCGGGCGACGACGTCCGGCAGATCATGTGGCGCTTCGCCGACCGCTTCGACCTCCAGATGGCCGTCCAGTCCGCCCGCTCCGTGGCCCGTGGCCTTGTCGCCCGGCTCGTGGCCGACGGGGTGCGCCATTCCCATGAATGGACCCCGGAAAAAGACCAGCTTCTTCAAGCCTTTGACGATGCCGGCATCACGTCGGTGTTCCTCGATCCGCACCAGGGCGGCTACATCGAAGGCCCGAAGAACATGGCCCTGGCCCTGGTCGCCTTCGAACTTTCCTGGGTGGACGCCGGCGCGGCCACCTGTTCGCTGGCCAGCAACCTGGCCCTTTCCCCCATCCACGAGCGCGGCACCACCGAGCAGCGCGACCACTACATGAGCCTGTGCGCCCCGGCTCCGGGCAAGGCCCCCTGGCGCGGCGCCTTCGGCCTGACCGAGCCGTTGCCCTATGTCGGCGTGGACACGGGCGTCCTTTGCGGCAAGGTCCGGGTCGATTCCTGGGAGGACGGCCAGGAGCCCATGCTCCATATCGACAAACGCGGCCGTTTCATTACGGGTATGGACTTCGCGAATTTCGCCACCGTGGCCGTGGACACGGCGGACCCGCGGATCAAGACCTCGTGCATGGTCATCCTCGAGGAAACCGACCCCGGCCTCTTCGACCGGGGCGCGCCGACGCTCAAGATGGTCCACCAGCTGTCCTCCACCCGCGATCCGGTCTTCAACATGAAGGTCCCGGCCAGCCGCATCATCGGCGGCTACACGGTGAAAGACGGCTGCATCGTTCCCAATTATTCCCACTCCGAGATCATCGCCGCCGTCTTCCACCGCACCCGGGTGCCGGTGGCGCTCATGACCACGGCCAAGCTGCTGTCCGCCGTGGAGCCGGTCATCCGCTACCAGCGGACCCGTTTCCGGGGCGGCGACGCCTGCGCCGATGGCACGCCGAAGTTCGAACTCGGGCTCCAGCAGAAGCAGGACGCCCCCATCCGCCTGGCCGAACTGTGGGCCGCCGGCGAGGCCGGCGCATCGCTCGGGTTCGCCACGGCCCGGCTCTTCGACCACCTCGACCCGACCGAGAAGGCCAAGGAGCACGCCCTGGCCGCAGCCGGCGTCACCGGCATGCGGGCCCAGCTGACGGCGCTCAAAAAGGTCCAGCCCCAGGCCGTCGAATACGTGAATCTCCTGTTTGCGCCCGAAGAGACGCGCGACGCCGCCCGCTTCGCCGCCCTGGACGCCGATCCGGTGGTCAAATACCAGGCCCTCGAAGCCGAGGCCGGCGTCCTGTGTCCGGCCTGCAAGCTGTGGAACACCGGCTACGGCGCCACGGTCATGCGCGAAGCCGTGGCCATGATGGGCGGCTACGGCATCACCGAGGACTGCCCGGGCTTTCTTTTCCACAAGTGGAACGACAGCCAGCTCGAAGCCACCTACGAAGGCCCCGAGTGCGTGCAGCGCCGCCAGCTCTCCATCACCATGGCCAGCGACATCTTCCTGGCCTACTGCGACAACTACGTGGCCGAGATGGACCGGGTGGCCGCGACCAATCCCGAGACCGGCGCGGCCTCGGTGGCGGCCGGCTTCCGGGTGTGGCGGGCCGCCTTCGACTTCCTGGCCGCGGGCAAGGATGCGGACGGCAAGAAGCTCTACCACAGCACCCGGCAGGCCGTGACCTTCCCCCTGGCCGACGCCCTGTGTCCGCTCCTGGCCAGCCGGCTCTTGATCCTCGACACCCTGGAGCTGGCCGCCAAGGGGCCGGAGAATCCGGTGGTGGCCGAGGGGCTTCCGGGCTACGTCGCCTTCTTCAGCGATCTGGCCAAGATCCAGGCCGCCAAGGCCGCGACCGAAGCCGCCCGGGCCTGCGCCGGGCTGGTCCACGGCTACGCCCCGGCCGGAGCCGACCTGGCCGCCTTCGCCGGCCTGCGCCAGGCCGTGGACGCGTCGCTCGCCGGCCTCGGCGCGGCCCGCGAACGCGCCGGCGCGGCCATAAGCCAGGTGATGATCCCCGAAGCGCTCGATTATCCGATGTAA
- a CDS encoding bile acid:sodium symporter family protein gives MLSRIARLIEGAFLPIALAFSGLALAVPGLFTWIAPYISPALGIIMFGMGLSLTFEDFAALFPKWRLVGLGVLLQFTIMPGVAWLLTVALGLPPETALGVILVGACPGGTASNVITYLAGGNLALSVTLTLATTLLAPLATPALVALLGGRTLAVDFGAMVGSVFWIVAFPVVDGLLLRRLLRRRLEPLLAVFPSVSILVIALVIACVVGLNRDTVLAFPGLVMLAVVLHNGCGFALGYAGARLFAASRADCIAIAVEVGMQNSGLGVALAKTYFTPMVALPSALFSLEQNLAGVTLAKWWRRGGKQARPPASCPGD, from the coding sequence ATGCTGAGCCGCATCGCCCGCCTGATCGAAGGGGCCTTTCTGCCCATCGCCTTGGCGTTTTCCGGCCTGGCCCTGGCCGTGCCCGGGCTTTTCACCTGGATCGCGCCCTACATCTCCCCGGCCCTGGGGATCATCATGTTCGGCATGGGGCTGTCCCTCACTTTCGAAGACTTTGCGGCCCTTTTCCCCAAATGGCGGCTGGTCGGCCTCGGCGTACTCCTGCAATTCACCATCATGCCGGGCGTGGCCTGGCTCCTGACCGTGGCCCTCGGCCTGCCGCCGGAAACGGCCCTTGGCGTCATCCTGGTCGGAGCCTGCCCGGGCGGCACGGCCTCCAACGTCATCACCTACCTGGCCGGCGGCAACCTGGCTCTGTCCGTCACCCTGACCTTGGCGACGACGCTTCTCGCCCCCCTGGCCACGCCGGCCCTGGTCGCGCTCCTCGGCGGCCGGACGCTGGCCGTCGATTTCGGGGCCATGGTCGGGTCGGTTTTCTGGATCGTGGCCTTTCCGGTGGTGGACGGGCTGCTCCTGCGCCGGCTGCTGCGCCGACGATTGGAACCGCTGCTGGCCGTTTTCCCGTCGGTGTCCATTCTCGTCATCGCCCTGGTCATCGCCTGCGTGGTCGGGCTTAACCGCGACACGGTGCTGGCCTTTCCGGGGCTGGTCATGCTGGCGGTCGTGCTCCACAACGGCTGCGGCTTCGCCCTGGGCTACGCCGGGGCCCGCCTGTTCGCCGCCAGCCGGGCCGACTGCATCGCCATTGCCGTGGAAGTCGGCATGCAGAATTCCGGCCTGGGCGTGGCCCTGGCCAAGACCTATTTCACGCCGATGGTCGCCCTGCCCTCGGCCCTTTTCAGCCTGGAGCAGAATCTGGCCGGCGTGACGCTGGCCAAATGGTGGCGACGCGGGGGAAAACAGGCACGCCCTCCGGCCTCCTGTCCGGGGGACTGA
- a CDS encoding CBS and ACT domain-containing protein encodes MLIKDWMSKSPVTAKPGTSIMKAAKLMKENGFHRLPVIDDNGRLAGIVSDRDIKEASPSKATTLDMHELYYLLSEIKVADIMTKKVIFIGPDDTVEKAAVLMLRNNVSGLPVVDGDSKVVGVITDSDIFKVLVNITGVLNGGLQFALSLPNESGSLKSVLDDLKAHEVRIISILTSYDEARPDRRTVYIRVHPIDDAQCQSVIDRLKANHDLLYWAKDNF; translated from the coding sequence ATGCTGATAAAGGATTGGATGAGCAAGTCCCCCGTCACGGCCAAGCCGGGCACCTCCATCATGAAGGCCGCCAAGCTCATGAAGGAAAACGGCTTCCACCGCCTGCCCGTGATCGACGACAACGGCCGACTGGCCGGCATCGTGTCCGACCGGGACATCAAGGAAGCCTCGCCGTCCAAGGCCACCACCCTTGACATGCACGAGCTCTACTATCTGCTCTCCGAGATCAAGGTGGCCGACATCATGACCAAAAAGGTCATCTTCATCGGTCCGGACGACACCGTGGAAAAGGCCGCCGTGCTCATGCTGCGCAACAACGTCAGCGGCCTGCCCGTGGTCGACGGCGACAGCAAGGTGGTCGGCGTCATCACCGACAGCGACATCTTCAAGGTCCTGGTCAACATCACCGGCGTCCTCAATGGCGGCCTGCAGTTCGCGCTCAGCCTGCCCAACGAATCCGGCAGCCTCAAAAGCGTGCTCGACGATCTGAAGGCCCACGAAGTGCGCATCATCAGCATCCTGACCTCCTACGACGAGGCCAGGCCGGACCGGCGTACGGTCTACATCCGCGTCCATCCCATCGACGACGCCCAGTGCCAGTCGGTCATCGACCGGCTGAAGGCCAACCACGACCTGCTCTACTGGGCCAAGGACAACTTCTAG
- a CDS encoding DUF342 domain-containing protein translates to MQSVRYENNTWGSHPERMLATRRIAMPYLLKFHFDPDYERRRLRPKNRDDGSVDQYDLGYAQNVVAGQVLAEWEELPPEAPQEHDGRLSDDIAFAHGEGCRVDPSSPLRLLASVNGHVSCVDGAITVRETLSVGRDVDFHTGNIVAIGDVLIGGNVRSGFLVMGRNATIRGAVEAARVQAMGNITCQAGIQGGSRATLRAGKSLRAKFAENAVLHAGQNILIDGSSMHCRLFAGEKLAVKGRLVGGEAYCGEAVYVGEQLGGGDQSQTRILLGYDAERIHKDQHLKALVRETLVEIEACQAEAGKGSERAEACDLELDQLHKRLAAYKAQLLRLWASPAAMRRFSTCRVIVPGHVGANVEIGIGEAVLAVPEGTRDAVFRYHDGEIVTEHPALHK, encoded by the coding sequence ATGCAGTCCGTTCGTTACGAAAACAATACCTGGGGCAGTCATCCCGAACGCATGCTCGCAACCCGGCGGATCGCCATGCCGTATCTCCTGAAGTTCCACTTCGACCCGGATTACGAACGGCGTCGCCTGCGTCCCAAAAACCGCGACGACGGCTCCGTGGACCAGTACGACCTGGGCTACGCCCAGAACGTGGTGGCCGGACAGGTCCTGGCCGAATGGGAAGAACTGCCGCCGGAAGCCCCCCAGGAACACGACGGCAGGCTTTCCGACGACATCGCCTTCGCCCACGGCGAAGGCTGCCGCGTCGACCCCTCGAGCCCGCTGCGCCTGCTCGCCTCGGTCAACGGCCACGTCTCCTGTGTGGACGGCGCCATCACCGTGCGCGAAACCCTGTCCGTCGGCCGCGACGTGGACTTCCACACCGGCAACATCGTGGCCATCGGCGACGTGCTCATCGGCGGCAACGTCCGGTCCGGCTTCCTGGTCATGGGCCGCAACGCCACCATCCGGGGCGCCGTGGAAGCGGCCCGGGTCCAGGCCATGGGCAACATCACCTGCCAGGCCGGCATCCAGGGCGGCAGCCGGGCCACGCTTCGGGCCGGCAAAAGCCTGCGCGCCAAATTTGCGGAAAACGCCGTGCTCCACGCCGGCCAGAATATCCTCATCGACGGCTCCAGCATGCACTGCCGCCTGTTCGCGGGCGAAAAACTGGCCGTCAAAGGCCGCCTTGTCGGCGGCGAAGCCTACTGCGGCGAAGCGGTCTACGTCGGCGAACAGCTCGGCGGCGGCGACCAGAGCCAGACCCGCATCCTGCTCGGCTACGACGCCGAACGCATCCACAAGGACCAGCACCTCAAAGCCCTGGTCCGCGAAACCCTCGTCGAAATCGAAGCCTGCCAGGCCGAGGCCGGCAAAGGCAGCGAACGGGCCGAAGCCTGCGACCTGGAATTGGATCAACTCCACAAGCGCCTCGCTGCCTACAAGGCCCAACTCCTGCGCCTCTGGGCCAGCCCTGCCGCCATGCGGCGCTTCTCCACCTGCCGCGTCATCGTGCCCGGCCACGTCGGCGCCAATGTCGAAATCGGCATCGGCGAGGCCGTCCTCGCCGTGCCCGAAGGCACCCGCGACGCCGTCTTCCGCTACCACGACGGCGAAATCGTCACCGAGCACCCGGCGTTGCACAAGTAA
- a CDS encoding zinc-dependent alcohol dehydrogenase, with protein sequence MKALVYHRSIPRYLACALASRLAPRRFFPSLAPLGLKDVPFESPRGWLPLVPRLCGLCGSDLGLLKGLESPLLEPYASLPFILGHEMVATLAGDAPDLGLAAGARVVVEPGLPCEVRGLPPCRPCREGRYNRCERFLDGDLPPGSFLGFTRGAGGAMAERTAAHPSRILAVPDGLADEDAVLTDSLASALQPVLEHFPSPDDTVLVLGAGILGQHVVRCLRALGSPARILVTARHRGQAALATAGGADGIVAAGNRRELAAAVGGRFVPTSLGGGNIEGGVDLVFDCVGSSRTFEDGLLALCAGGAYVMVGAGARLANVDISSLWFRELTVSGSSGCATAPDPRRPGRRVRTYALALDLLASGCYPTHGLLTHLFPLADWQKAFAAAFDKRATASVKVAFDMR encoded by the coding sequence ATGAAGGCGCTTGTCTACCACCGCAGCATCCCGAGGTACCTGGCTTGCGCCCTGGCCTCGCGCCTGGCGCCCAGGCGTTTTTTTCCGTCCCTCGCCCCGCTGGGCTTGAAGGACGTGCCCTTTGAGTCGCCGCGCGGCTGGCTGCCGCTCGTGCCGCGCCTGTGCGGCCTCTGCGGCTCGGATCTGGGGCTCTTGAAAGGGCTGGAGTCGCCGCTGCTCGAACCCTACGCCAGCCTGCCCTTCATCCTCGGCCACGAGATGGTGGCCACCCTGGCCGGCGACGCGCCGGACCTCGGCCTTGCGGCCGGGGCCCGGGTGGTGGTCGAACCCGGGCTTCCCTGCGAGGTCCGGGGCCTGCCCCCCTGCCGGCCCTGTCGGGAGGGGCGGTACAACCGGTGCGAGCGGTTTCTGGACGGCGACCTGCCGCCGGGCTCGTTTCTCGGCTTCACCCGGGGGGCCGGCGGAGCCATGGCCGAGCGGACGGCCGCCCACCCCTCGCGCATTCTGGCCGTGCCGGACGGGCTGGCCGACGAGGACGCGGTCCTGACCGACTCCCTGGCCTCGGCCCTGCAGCCCGTGCTCGAACACTTCCCGAGCCCGGACGACACGGTCCTGGTCCTCGGGGCCGGCATCCTCGGCCAGCATGTGGTGCGCTGCCTGCGGGCCCTCGGCAGCCCGGCCCGCATCCTGGTCACGGCCCGGCACCGGGGACAGGCCGCCCTGGCCACGGCCGGCGGGGCCGACGGCATCGTGGCGGCCGGAAACCGCCGGGAGCTGGCCGCGGCCGTGGGCGGGCGGTTCGTGCCCACGAGCCTTGGCGGCGGCAACATCGAGGGCGGTGTGGACCTGGTCTTCGACTGCGTGGGCTCGTCCCGGACCTTCGAGGACGGCCTGCTCGCCCTTTGCGCCGGCGGCGCCTACGTCATGGTCGGGGCCGGCGCGCGCCTGGCGAACGTCGACATTTCGAGCCTGTGGTTCCGGGAGCTGACCGTATCCGGCTCGTCCGGCTGCGCCACGGCCCCCGATCCGCGCCGGCCCGGACGGCGGGTGCGGACCTACGCCCTGGCCCTCGATCTCCTCGCCTCGGGCTGCTACCCTACCCATGGCCTCCTCACCCACCTCTTTCCCCTGGCCGACTGGCAAAAGGCCTTTGCCGCCGCCTTCGACAAACGGGCCACCGCCAGCGTCAAGGTCGCCTTCGACATGCGGTAG
- a CDS encoding STAS domain-containing protein, producing the protein MSRIAITNRQGVLWAHVAAVLGGPLALELEAAILEAANIGRYAVTVLDLAQVPGMDSSGVGALVRLQTALATKGRRLILANPVPAVANELRLRDLYGFFQVSRDIHPDMDPEELLLARDA; encoded by the coding sequence ATGAGCCGCATAGCCATCACCAACCGACAAGGCGTCCTCTGGGCCCACGTGGCCGCCGTCCTCGGCGGACCGCTGGCCCTGGAACTCGAAGCCGCCATTCTCGAAGCCGCGAACATCGGCCGCTACGCCGTGACCGTCCTCGACCTGGCCCAGGTGCCGGGCATGGACAGCTCGGGCGTCGGGGCCCTGGTGCGGCTCCAGACCGCGCTGGCCACCAAGGGCCGCCGGCTCATCCTCGCCAACCCCGTGCCGGCCGTGGCCAACGAACTGCGGCTGCGCGACCTCTACGGTTTCTTCCAGGTCTCCCGGGACATCCACCCCGACATGGATCCCGAGGAACTGCTCCTGGCCCGCGACGCCTGA
- a CDS encoding RNA-binding domain-containing protein: protein MSRLVPGQIPWMSEELSKLLQTSEGTNVEFKEAKNSFDKKELFRYCVALANEGGGELVLGVTDAIPRQVVGTRAFGDLDDTRNAIYQATRLNVEISENTSTGGRTLLFSIPGRPLGTPVEYGGQYLMRRGSSLVSMTIDRLQAILEETVPDFSAGICPGATLADLSTEAIEKFRHLWVRQANRPHLLDLPAHQLLEDAELLVDGGVTRAALILLGTAESLGRYVADAEIIFEYRHAEGGIDPTVRESFREGLFLYIDRLWELVNLRNEVYPYQMGLVRRDIPSFREEVIREALLNGVCHRDYRYRESIFIRQFPGLIEVESPGGLLPGVTIENMLFKRAWRNRRIAEALEKADLIERSGQGVDRMWRMALLDGKMPPDYSRTDDHHVYVRLHGTIHDPVLLRFLEEIGEERYRTFGASDLAVLHFVSQDKEVPRDFRGRVKHLVEQGILERIGRKLIFARRYYEMKGQAGVHTRKRGLSKEANLQFVLNHLRSCGAKGCVLSDLQPVLPHVTPRMLSGYLEELKRRGQVRVIGRTKGARWFFPAADER, encoded by the coding sequence ATGTCTCGGCTCGTGCCAGGGCAAATACCTTGGATGTCGGAGGAGCTTTCAAAACTATTGCAGACTTCCGAAGGAACCAACGTCGAGTTCAAGGAAGCCAAGAACTCCTTCGATAAGAAAGAATTATTTAGGTATTGTGTCGCATTGGCGAACGAAGGTGGGGGAGAGTTGGTGCTTGGCGTAACGGACGCCATACCCCGACAGGTCGTTGGGACCAGGGCCTTCGGCGACCTCGACGATACCCGCAATGCCATATACCAAGCCACACGCCTGAACGTCGAGATTTCCGAAAACACAAGTACAGGCGGACGTACCCTCCTCTTTTCGATTCCTGGCCGTCCATTAGGCACTCCCGTGGAGTACGGCGGGCAATACCTCATGCGCCGGGGCAGCAGTCTTGTTTCCATGACCATTGACCGGCTCCAGGCCATTCTGGAGGAAACGGTTCCCGATTTTTCCGCCGGAATTTGTCCGGGTGCAACCCTGGCCGACTTGTCGACGGAAGCAATCGAGAAGTTCCGTCATCTCTGGGTGCGGCAAGCGAACAGGCCGCATCTTCTGGATTTGCCCGCCCATCAACTCCTGGAAGATGCCGAGCTTTTAGTGGACGGCGGCGTGACCAGGGCGGCCCTCATCCTTTTGGGGACGGCCGAAAGCCTTGGCCGCTATGTGGCGGATGCCGAAATCATCTTCGAGTACCGACACGCGGAGGGAGGTATCGACCCTACGGTCCGGGAATCCTTCCGGGAAGGGCTCTTCCTGTACATTGACCGCCTGTGGGAGTTGGTGAACCTGCGCAATGAAGTGTATCCTTACCAGATGGGATTGGTCCGGCGGGACATTCCCTCCTTTCGGGAGGAGGTCATCAGGGAAGCCCTGCTCAACGGCGTTTGCCACCGGGATTACCGCTACCGGGAATCCATTTTCATCCGCCAATTTCCCGGATTGATTGAAGTTGAAAGCCCAGGCGGCCTGCTGCCGGGTGTTACCATCGAAAACATGCTCTTCAAAAGGGCCTGGCGGAACCGTCGCATCGCTGAGGCCCTGGAAAAGGCGGACTTGATTGAACGCTCCGGCCAGGGCGTGGACCGTATGTGGCGGATGGCCCTCCTGGACGGCAAGATGCCACCCGACTACTCCCGGACCGACGACCACCATGTGTACGTCCGCCTTCATGGGACCATCCATGATCCGGTTCTTCTTCGTTTCTTAGAGGAGATTGGAGAGGAGCGTTATCGGACATTTGGCGCCTCGGATTTGGCCGTGCTTCATTTCGTGAGCCAGGACAAGGAAGTTCCCAGGGATTTTCGAGGACGGGTAAAACATCTTGTCGAGCAGGGAATATTGGAAAGGATTGGGCGCAAGCTGATTTTTGCCAGACGGTACTATGAAATGAAAGGTCAGGCCGGCGTCCACACGCGCAAGCGCGGCCTGAGCAAGGAGGCCAATTTGCAGTTCGTGCTCAATCATCTCCGATCCTGCGGAGCGAAGGGGTGTGTCCTGTCTGACTTGCAACCCGTGCTCCCCCACGTCACCCCACGGATGCTCTCCGGTTATCTGGAGGAATTGAAACGACGCGGCCAAGTCCGGGTGATAGGCAGGACCAAGGGTGCCCGATGGTTCTTCCCCGCGGCCGATGAGCGGTGA
- a CDS encoding 4Fe-4S ferredoxin, with protein MDERQVMEADIVCVGFGPAMGGFLTTLARGIVNEDGSPVMESALMPGLPPQVICYERADDLGVGVSGVVSKARGIRTSFPHLKPSDVPMCAPITDEKVVYLLDPVGASRRPWLMKAKDAVLKLVGERLPGFRDMAVELPCIPPFLQKHGGLTFSIGQFNQWVGSGIMATGAAQIWPSSPVAGPVVEDRKVVGIRLADQGVDKTGKPEMAFLPGMEVRAALTVVGDGPVGPVGRALDEMRGLPEGHHQRDYAVGMKMVIDLPGHCPWKEGTVIHTIGYPEPEIFGFLYVLPGRVASMGIFVPSWFDNPVRTAYRYLQHWMQHPYIWKNIKGGTLRSWGAKTLQESGKNGEPYLVGDGYARIGEGSGTTNVLTGSGVDEAWMSGVLLGEAVVQLLEQGLPFTAENLEETYVARRRASWLEEEARAARRSREGFAAGFLPGLIGMGLSGLTGGRLCWPAASKPVSKRIPTIEDYYRCRISCDEIERIRKDATAKGLALHDALMDRAGWPAIEYDGQLLISHQDALLLGGKVQAGPGYADHVTFEDPDTCRACREKTCIEACSGQAITTNPDDGVPLFDREKCVHCGACLWNCSKPSKADPERTNVRFAAGAGGLHSAEN; from the coding sequence ATGGATGAGCGGCAGGTCATGGAAGCGGACATTGTCTGTGTCGGGTTCGGCCCGGCCATGGGCGGGTTTCTGACCACGTTGGCCCGGGGCATCGTCAACGAGGACGGCTCGCCGGTCATGGAGAGCGCGCTGATGCCGGGGCTGCCGCCCCAGGTCATCTGCTACGAGCGGGCCGACGACCTCGGCGTCGGCGTCTCGGGCGTGGTCTCCAAGGCGCGGGGCATCCGGACCAGCTTTCCGCACCTCAAGCCGTCGGACGTGCCCATGTGCGCCCCCATCACCGACGAGAAGGTCGTCTACCTCCTCGATCCGGTCGGAGCCAGCCGCCGGCCGTGGCTCATGAAAGCCAAGGATGCGGTCCTGAAGCTCGTGGGCGAACGCCTGCCCGGCTTTCGCGACATGGCCGTGGAGCTGCCCTGCATCCCGCCGTTTCTGCAAAAGCACGGGGGGCTGACCTTTTCCATCGGCCAGTTCAACCAGTGGGTGGGCAGCGGGATCATGGCCACCGGCGCGGCCCAGATCTGGCCTTCCTCCCCCGTGGCCGGGCCGGTCGTCGAGGACCGCAAGGTCGTCGGCATCCGGCTGGCCGACCAGGGCGTGGACAAGACGGGCAAGCCCGAGATGGCCTTCCTCCCCGGCATGGAAGTCCGGGCCGCGCTGACCGTCGTCGGCGACGGGCCGGTCGGTCCGGTCGGCCGGGCCCTGGACGAGATGCGGGGACTGCCCGAGGGCCACCACCAGCGCGACTATGCCGTGGGCATGAAGATGGTCATCGACCTGCCCGGCCACTGTCCCTGGAAGGAAGGCACGGTCATCCACACCATCGGCTACCCCGAGCCCGAGATCTTCGGTTTCCTCTACGTCCTGCCCGGCCGGGTGGCCTCCATGGGCATCTTCGTGCCGTCCTGGTTCGACAACCCGGTCCGCACGGCCTACCGCTACCTCCAGCACTGGATGCAGCACCCCTACATCTGGAAGAACATCAAGGGCGGGACGCTCCGGTCCTGGGGCGCCAAGACGCTCCAGGAATCGGGCAAGAACGGCGAGCCCTACCTGGTTGGCGACGGCTACGCCCGCATCGGCGAAGGCTCGGGCACGACCAACGTCCTGACCGGCTCGGGCGTGGACGAGGCCTGGATGTCCGGGGTGCTCCTCGGCGAGGCCGTGGTCCAGCTCCTGGAGCAGGGCCTGCCCTTTACCGCAGAGAACCTGGAAGAGACCTACGTCGCCCGCCGCCGGGCCTCCTGGCTCGAGGAAGAGGCCAGGGCGGCCCGGCGGTCCCGCGAGGGCTTCGCCGCCGGCTTCCTGCCGGGCCTCATCGGCATGGGCCTTTCGGGCCTGACCGGCGGCAGGCTCTGCTGGCCGGCCGCCTCCAAGCCCGTCTCCAAGCGCATCCCCACCATCGAGGACTACTACCGCTGCCGCATCTCCTGCGACGAGATCGAGCGGATCCGTAAGGACGCCACGGCCAAGGGCCTGGCCCTGCACGACGCGCTCATGGACCGGGCCGGCTGGCCGGCCATCGAATACGACGGCCAGCTTCTCATTTCCCACCAGGACGCCTTGCTGCTTGGCGGCAAGGTGCAGGCCGGGCCGGGCTACGCCGACCACGTCACCTTCGAAGACCCGGACACCTGCCGGGCCTGCCGGGAGAAGACCTGCATCGAGGCCTGCTCGGGCCAGGCCATCACCACCAACCCGGACGACGGCGTGCCGCTTTTTGACCGGGAAAAATGCGTGCACTGCGGCGCCTGCCTCTGGAACTGCTCCAAGCCCTCAAAGGCCGACCCGGAACGGACCAACGTCCGCTTCGCCGCCGGCGCCGGCGGCCTGCACTCGGCCGAGAATTAG